From the Rhinoderma darwinii isolate aRhiDar2 chromosome 12, aRhiDar2.hap1, whole genome shotgun sequence genome, one window contains:
- the ETV3 gene encoding ETS translocation variant 3, producing MKTGCSIGEKPKGGGGYHFPDWAYKTESSPGSRQIQLWHFILELLQKEEYRHVIAWQQGEYGEFVIKDPDEVARLWGRRKCKPQMNYDKLSRALRYYYNKRILHKTKGKRFTYKFNFNKLVMPNYPFINLRPNGGVPQSAPPVPTASSHFHFSSLDSPSEDGHMNHFTGSSSAQSSRESLNEVNERKPIPSEPEDLHSMEWRRSADHMSSRNTIGTGHHSLQKHKSDLMLPVFSMPGMYPDAHSPFALSPLHGRGGLMSVPISPALSLTPTIFSYSPSPGLSPAFQSGSCFNFNPEEMKHYLQAQACSVFNYHLSPRTLPRFPTFMMPPPHRPYPPEEPQPFPIKLQPPPMGRKNKERPQSSEDQRPVPPRLTLLPVKVEPVSDEDEPVSDEELRFPDRAEREDSDSEYEPETLSPKPDTEKTGYTFVKPVAPSWPPLSTATARFNYPKEGTEAPAEAGEKAAKDSPSEAPVVEKKEDSLPPKLRLKRLWNGERQAEIVEDRECRKVSCIINGYRSSDLSVETNAVAAAATADS from the exons ATGAAAACCGGTTGCAGTATTGGAGAAAAGCCAAAAGGAGGGGGAG GTTATCACTTCCCGGACTGGGCGTACAAGACAGAGTCCAGCCCTGGCTCCCGGCAGATCCAGCTATGGCACTTCATCTTGGAGCTGCTGCAGAAGGAGGAGTACCGTCATGTCATCGCCTGGCAGCAGGGAGAATACGGAGAGTTTGTCATCAAGGATCCGGATGAAGTGGCCCGGCTGTGGGGCCGGAGGAAATGTAAACCTCAGATGAACTATGACAAGCTGAGCCGGGCACTCAG ATATTACTACAACAAAAGGATCCTGCATAAAACCAAGGGAAAGAGGTTCACCTACAAGTTTAACTTCAACAAGCTGGTCATGCCCAACTACCCGTTCATCAATCTCCGGCCCAATG GTGGCGTTCCTCAGAGTGCACCACCGGTCCCCACAGCCTCGTCCCACTTCCACTTCTCCTCTCTAGATTCCCCCAGTGAAGATGGACACATGAATCATTTTACTGGAAGCTCCTCTGCGCAATCCAGCCGGGAATCCCTAAACGAGGTCAACGAGCGGAAACCAATTCCCTCCGAGCCGGAAGACCTCCACTCCATGGAGTGGCGCCGCAGCGCAGACCACATGTCTTCTCGGAATACTATTGGCACCGGTCACCATAGCCTCCAAAAGCATAAATCTGATCTCATGCTGCCGGTCTTCTCCATGCCTGGCATGTACCCAGATGCCCACAGTCCTtttgccctctctcccctccATGGTCGTGGAGGGTTAATGAGCGTCCCCATCTCACCAGCCTTGTCCCTGACTCCAACCATCTTTTCTTACAGTCCCTCACCTGGACTGAGCCCGGCTTTCCAAAGCGGCAGCTGCTTTAACTTCAACCCCGAAGAGATGAAACACTACCTGCAGGCTCAGGCCTGCTCCGTATTTAACTACCACTTAAGTCCACGGACTTTACCAAGATTCCCTACTTTCATGATGCCGCCACCGCACCGTCCCTACCCACCTGAGGAACCGCAACCTTTCCCTATTAAGCTGCAGCCGCCTCCAATGGGACGCAAGAATAAAGAGCGTCCCCAGAGCTCCGAGGACCAACGCCCCGTTCCTCCTCGACTTACCCTTCTGCCGGTGAAAGTCGAACCGGTGTCTGATGAAGACGAGCCCGTTTCTGACGAAGAGCTCCGTTTCCCAGACCGTGCCGAGAGAGAAGATTCTGATAGCGAATACGAACCGGAAACACTTTCTCCAAAACCGGACACGGAGAAGACGGGCTATACTTTTGTCAAACCGGTAGCTCCTTCCTGGCCGCCGCTCTCCACCGCTACAGCCAGGTTCAACTACCCTAAGGAGGGTACAGAAGCTCCGGCTGAGGCAGGTGAAAAAGCGGCGAAAGACTCTCCCAGTGAAGCACCGGTGGTAGAAAAGAAGGAGGACTCTCTACCACCAAAACTGCGCCTTAAGCGTCTCTGGAACGGGGAACGGCAGGCGGAAATCGTCGAGGATCGGGAGTGCAGGAAAGTCAGCTGCATCATAAACGGCTACCGGTCCTCCGACCTGTCGGTAGAAACTAATGCCGTAGCTGCCGCCGCCACCGCCGACTCCTAG